One Xyrauchen texanus isolate HMW12.3.18 chromosome 34, RBS_HiC_50CHRs, whole genome shotgun sequence genomic window carries:
- the LOC127628033 gene encoding protein sprouty homolog 4-like yields MESRVPHHIPGVSSSIMVQPLLDSRIPYGRLQHPLTIYPIDQMKSLHLENDYIDTPAVISQQPPSHKAATRVQEVLLGAPHHPNLSRCKVPDATTHPWISFSGRPSSISSSSSTSSDQRLLDHAAPPPVVDPYTTGGGHSRILAAEQPKVLSSKTQKAVGALPVEKKHMPLCEKCGKCRCTECKLPRTLPSCWVCNQECLCSAQNLVDSITCMCLVKGVFYHCTEDEDDEGSCADKPCSCSHSNCCARWSFMAAASVVLPCLMCYLPATGCAKLSQKCYDDLSRPGCRCKSTQTCNAAEVKACPVEKQAS; encoded by the coding sequence ATGGAGTCAAGGGTTCCTCACCACATTCCTGGAGTCTCCTCCTCCATTATGGTGCAACCATTGCTGGACAGTCGCATACCCTACGGACGGCTCCAGCACCCATTAACTATCTACCCCATTGACCAAATGAAATCTTTACATCTGGAGAATGACTACATCGACACCCCTGCGGTAATCTCACAACAGCCACCAAGCCACAAGGCAGCCACAAGGGTGCAAGAAGTCCTGCTGGGAGCCCCACACCATCCTAATCTTTCCCGCTGCAAGGTCCCAGATGCCACCACACATCCTTGGATTTCATTCAGCGGTCGGCCCAGCTCCATCAGCAGTAGCAGCAGCACTTCATCAGACCAACGGCTGCTGGACCATGCAGCTCCACCCCCTGTTGTGGATCCATATACCACTGGCGGTGGCCACAGCAGGATCCTCGCTGCAGAGCAGCCCAAGGTGTTGAGTTCCAAGACCCAGAAGGCAGTGGGGGCTTTGCCAGTAGAGAAGAAGCACATGCCGTTGTGCGAGAAGTGTGGCAAATGCAGATGCACAGAGTGCAAATTACCACGGACCTTGCCATCATGTTGGGTCTGCAACCAAGAGTGCCTGTGTTCAGCACAGAATCTAGTGGACTCCATCACTTGCATGTGTCTAGTCAAGGGCGTCTTCTATCACTGCACCgaggatgaggatgatgaagGCTCCTGCGCTGACAAGCCATGCTCTTGCTCACACTCGAACTGTTGCGCCCGGTGGTCCTTCATGGCAGCCGCTTCAGTGGTCCTGCCTTGCCTGATGTGTTACTTGCCTGCCACTGGTTGTGCCAAGCTCTCGCAGAAGTGCTACGATGACCTCAGCCGCCCAGGCTGCCGCTGCAAAAGTACCCAAACCTGCAATGCGGCAGAGGTCAAGGCCTGTCCTGTGGAGAAACAGGCATCCTGA